A genomic window from Lotus japonicus ecotype B-129 chromosome 1, LjGifu_v1.2 includes:
- the LOC130732484 gene encoding stress response protein nst1-like encodes MMLLYNKEREARIIAARQRFEARTRRRQALHERRLREKLYTKIEEARKKKEEAENAARLEAALRESARLDALEQAAKLEAEVGALKAQVLAPVQVTNIASSSAQAPHSEQAAPSAPVQSDSRLDLIERRLDSQEALLQSLQEMCAEILKRTTKP; translated from the coding sequence ATGATGTTACTCTACAATAAAGAAAGAGAGGCCAGAATTATTGCTGCTAGACAGAGATTTGAAGCTAGAACCAGGAGAAGACAAGCTCTACATGAAAGACGCTTAAGGGAAAAGCTCTACACTAAAATAGaagaagcaagaaagaagaaagaggaagcAGAAAATGCTGCAAGGCTTGAAGCAGCTCTACGTGAGTCTGCTAGGCTTGATGCTCTGGAACAAGCTGCAAAACTAGAAGCTGAGGTTGGAGCCCTTAAAGCTCAAGTGCTCGCTCCTGTTCAGGTCACAAACATCGCCTCATCCTCTGcacaagctcctcactctgaaCAAGCTGCTCCGTCTGCTCCAGTTCAGTCAGACTCCAGACTTGACCTCATTGAAAGAAGACTTGATTCTCAAGAAGCTCTTCTCCAGAGTCTTCAAGAGATGTGCGCAGAAATTTTGAAGAGGACAACTAAACCTTAG